The Drosophila sechellia strain sech25 chromosome 2L, ASM438219v1, whole genome shotgun sequence region CAGCTGATAAGGTGAATCTGATAAGGCGCAACCTCACGCACCCACGGGTGAATGAAAAGGTCTATCTCAAGGTCAGAGGTTTATGTTTCCTGTTGCAAACGCTGTGAATTAAACttagtttcgcattttatatGATGAAAATGTAATAACTACATTACTACGTTATTGGcataaaaccaacaaaaatattaaaatattttaaaatccaTATTTTGTATTATGGAGTAAGGTggcatatttttattttaactaaatatttatttaaaatctctTTTTTGCCCAGCTTTGCGTTGCTACAAATGTGAAGACTGCGATGAAAATACGCAGCTAAGTGAAATGGAAGTGTGTGAGGTTCCACTGATGAGCGGCATTGGACAAGGCACACCCGCCAACTCCGGTCCGATACCAAGTCCTGCTCCTTCTCCATCACCTGCTGCAACGAATAATACAAATAGTGCTCCTGGCCCCTCCTCATCCAATGCCAGCGAAGAGGAAGAGGACTATGAAAGCGACGAATCGCCAAACATAGGCAACATGCCAGCAGGCGGAGGAGCAACTGGAGGAGCAACTGGAGGAGCAACTGGAGGTGCAGCTGGAGGAGCAACTGGAGGTGCAGCTGGAGGAGCCActggaggagcagctggaggagcagcagcgggAGAAGTTGTCAgcgaagaggaggaggaggacgaagatgaggaggaggaggaggagcgacGCAGGCGGAGATGGAGTGCACGACAGGTCGATCTCGATGTGCCAATCCCCTTCTGCTACAGAGTGACTCTCCAACGTAAGAAACTGCCACCCATTCCCATGGGTGTGCATcataaaaatcataaaaacgCCGCCTGGTGTGATGCTCCCACCCATGGCGATAAGTTATCTACAACTGAGTCATGGGAAAATAGAACCAAGTGCAAACTGAAGTGCACTAGGTGTAATGATTTGTATAAAGATAGATAggaaaatattattatcattattatgaTTTATTCAAACCCCCACCTGCTCGACAGTTAACGAATCGACGATCACCAAGAGGGGCTGCACCACCGCCAGGAAGAGCAATCAGACGGGTGGATGCGACGGGCTCTTAGAGAACTGGACTGTGGCCGGATGCGATATGTGCCAGGACGATGGATGCAACCAACCGATCGCCATCGGATCAGCCAGTAGAAGCAATGGCCCATTCTGGACACTGCTGGCGGCACTCACGCTAATGGCATTTATGACCCGCCATCCGATATGGTAGAGAATCAGCAGACACAGTGTGGGGCCAATCGATATTGATATATAGAAATACAAGATATATGGCCGCCACAACTTCGATTTCGACTTTGGTGTCTGAGTTCATTGTTTTTTGGGTAGCGCTTGCCGATTTAGAGGCGGGCACATGATGTGTCTATTTATACCGCGCTTACCACTCGAAACGTCGATGGTCTGGGGGCCATGAGCACACCTGAGCTATTTTCGCATAATTGTTTAATTGGCATCGATAAGGAAGGCATTGTCccttttttcaaattttaccAGCTGGGGAAAGTGCTCGCTCATTGAGAGTGGCCGTTCTTTCAAGTTGCAGGCGTATCGCAATCAAATCAATCAGTCGCTGGCGATAAGAGTGATGACGAGGTATACGGTATTCGGTATGAGTCGTGTGCTCCATGATTTCCATGACTTCATGCGACCCGAAAAAGTCTGATAATACTGTTTGATACAACTATCAACTGGGCCACTGGACAAAGCGTTTAGGCCGATAAGTGTTGGGAAGTCGAGTGGCAATTGCTGCCTAAAGCTTTTACCAGATTTATGGTATTATTATATCGCGGCCCGGAATTAAGTAAAGTTCTTAATAAAGCGATGAGGAAACGCCACCGGCAAACGGGCAGCAGCACTGTAAGGAAACTTGCTCCAAACGGCTAAAATGCAACTGCCAAATTTGTTAGCctgatatatacatatataacttCTCGATTTGTGGGCTCGCATTTGGGGGGATTTTGAAACGCTTCCCCGTTTTATTTTCGTCGGCTTCCGGGACGGTAAAGTACCTTGTGTATGACGAGCATGCCCAAATGTCATTCAAAAAGCCCGGCTTTCAAGCGATTCTCGAAGAGAATTCACACAGAGAATCTTAAAGAGAATGAGTATCAATATCGCATTTAGCGCTCTACGTGATGTCGTCGACACTTTGAAAGATATATTACTGCAACTTTTCCCATCGACTTTTTGTGTCCGGAGAAGTTATGGTTTTTATCTCCCGTCTGCGCTTTTCAGACAATGCGTCAGTTAAACCAGCCGGCGGCACTAACCAGATTCACTCGACATTTGGCACGAACTGCGGCCGGCAAATGATGAGTTATTTGCATTTGGCCAAGACACACGATCTACGAAATGCAAGCGTTAAGCTTCAGGGccgttatttatttaaaaatataataaataatgaataatTACCATATGTTTGGGTTATTGTATAATAATTCGGAAAGATCTAGATAACTTTAAATTTGCAACATGAGTGACTTAAGCCAATTAGAATGTGAAATGGAAACATTGATACCGAATGTTTACAATACACATTCCTCTATTATCAAAGccttatttttgaaaaataaatagaaaacaaaaacagaacaacAAACAAGACTCCACACCTTACAAAAGTTCGGCTTATCAGTTGACCTTGCCCCCAGTCTTTGGGCTTTTTTTTCTGGGTCAACAGGCGAATTGAATTAAGTTGCGAGCCAAAGCGACCTTGGGGGCTTATTCGACTGGAAAATTTCGTTAAGCTATTGCGAATCGGAGGTTCTAAGCCCGCAAAAATAGCGCAGGTGCCAATGAAGTGGGCCAATAGGGGCCACAAAGAAATCTCTGTTAATTGCTCGGCTCTTTCTGATTCGAAACTGTTTGCTTTTCGTGCTGATAGTGAATAATAATCATGGGACAACCATGACAAACATCAAAAAGTGACGAATATTATGTAAATGCGCGAGCGATATTAAGTTAAAGCGCGTATTCAGTTGGTTTAATCTCGGGATTAACGATTACACACGCTGACTAGCAATTAGCTGCTTAATTAACGAGGAAAAAATGTCTGGGGCTCTGAAATAAAGTGCAATAAAAAGGGTGTGAGGAATCGTACTGAAAAGTCAAATGAATTCCCAGTTCtgaatcatttgcatttgcatattttatccCTGAAGAACCCAGTTTCAGGCATTACCTATTTAAGAGAACAACCACTCCGAGTGGAGTTAAGAGCATTGGGGACTGACTCTTTTGGCGATCAATTAATTTGGTGCTCGTTTGGTATgcattataaattaatttgttatCAATAAAGAAAACCGGTAAACTTGCTTTACGCCGCGCTCTTCATCTGTCTCCCCCTCTCGCTCTGCCGTCCCGCTCTGACAGCCACTCTCTTACGCATCGAAGCCACTGACGTCGCAGTAGCAGCGCAGTCCGCTTATAAAACTCTATAAAAAGTCTCAAACAAATCACAAGATTTTCAGTTAAATTTCAGAATTCGCAAACTGCGGTCGCCTtgataagaaaaataaaataaattactaTAAACGAGAAGCGCGAAAACCTAAATGCAAACGGCCCAATTAAACTAGCATAAATACTATAAActaaacaattatttgaaatatatctagaatatatttatttcgaaataaacaaataccATGTTCCGCCAAAGTCACATCGTTTTGGCCAGCTCTTTGCTGTTGCTAATCGCCCTGccaggtaaaaaaaaaacaatcattTTGGGTATTTGCGGCTATTAGAATATCGTGAAAAGTGTCGTGATAACTTTGATGTGCATTATTTCGCCCAAAACGGTCTAAATAATGGGCATATATCTGATATCAGATATCAGATACCAGATAACGCCAAAAGGAATCATGAGATCTGATAAACATATCGTAAGGATTTTATAGCTGCGCTATAAATACACGCTCGTGTCTCAAGTGTTGCTATtgcacagatacagatacagatacatttacagataGATGTATGCAGTTGCCAAAAAAACCAGCGAAATGTATTCAGAATTCAAGATCACGATCATTTGGCCATAATATCTTGCATATAAAGCAGTGACATTAAAAAAGCtcaatttatttgttattatttaactgTCATAAATAATGCAAAGATTGCTTTTTTTCATTCAACCAGCAATTTTGTGTGATGCGGAAATGTCATCCAAGCAGCCAGCTCCCACCCTTCGATttcattattcatatatagtAGCATTATCATTGGGGCGGCCCTCTCTAATTTATGCCTCAGATGAAAAGGAAAAGTCAGTCGGGGAAATTGTGAATAACGAACAAATATTAGTTGACATTGAAACGGGCTGGCAGCTGctaattgaaaatgttataGTTACACTTAACACATTTCGCAAAAGGCGGCCCGAAATGGAAAAACTCGTCTGGCCATTAGCACCACTCAGAAAATAACCGAACCAAACCTGAATTTTTAATACGTTTTCACGATCTTTTGACGCAATTGCaaatgatttcatttcatttgtttgttttttcttaTTGAGTCGAGAAGAGTAACGTATACTATATACCAAAATCCACttcaaaattgtttgttttcttcATTAAACGGTATAAGAAATGGCAAATCGTCTAGAACGAACTTTGACTTGAGAATTTTAAATGACTTTtcaatacatttattttatggaTTTACCCAAGTAAATAATAACCCAACCAGTTGCACCCTTGTTTAAGGGAAAAACTTGCAAAAAAATCACCGAGTTGCACCTTTTTATTATATGGAaattataataacaataactaaTTTTTAATACTCGCTATTAATGGGAGAGAGAGTCAAAGGTGCAAATTTCAAATGGCAGTGGCGCTTATCACGTGCCATTAAATCCCAACAATGTTG contains the following coding sequences:
- the LOC6611662 gene encoding uncharacterized protein LOC6611662 produces the protein MRSLWLLLLVAFVGCGPCVLALRCYKCEDCDENTQLSEMEVCEVPLMSGIGQGTPANSGPIPSPAPSPSPAATNNTNSAPGPSSSNASEEEEDYESDESPNIGNMPAGGGATGGATGGATGGAAGGATGGAAGGATGGAAGGAAAGEVVSEEEEEDEDEEEEEERRRRRWSARQVDLDVPIPFCYRVTLQLNESTITKRGCTTARKSNQTGGCDGLLENWTVAGCDMCQDDGCNQPIAIGSASRSNGPFWTLLAALTLMAFMTRHPIW